In Ochrobactrum vermis, the following proteins share a genomic window:
- a CDS encoding NUDIX hydrolase, protein MSELFSGVAVTDDIAHTELIAVLAAVTSEQPRVMTVRQGQALPSGPFESEHRSLQSGLRAWVQSETAHPVGYLEQLYTFADRDRHAQGERIISISYLGLVRESDAAAGQAGWRGWYDYLPWEDHRQGEPAIMEHLNNALLVWAYRAETPELTAQRMRRIAFTFGFDNGEWGGRWNEDLVLQRYELLFEAGLVAEAGMKEDENGRSMFADHRRILATAIARLRAKIKYRPVVFELMPDSFTLLQLQRTVEALAGLRLHKQNFRRLIEQQDLVEETGESDSETGGRPAKLFRFRYSIVEERALSERHLAGAKLPISRD, encoded by the coding sequence ATGTCGGAACTGTTTTCCGGAGTTGCCGTGACCGACGATATTGCCCATACCGAACTGATTGCCGTGCTGGCTGCCGTGACCAGCGAACAGCCGCGCGTCATGACCGTGCGGCAAGGGCAGGCTCTTCCCTCCGGCCCGTTCGAAAGCGAGCATCGTTCGTTGCAGTCGGGTCTGCGCGCCTGGGTGCAGTCGGAAACCGCGCATCCGGTCGGCTATCTGGAGCAGCTTTACACTTTTGCCGACCGTGACCGCCACGCACAGGGCGAGCGCATCATCTCGATCAGCTATCTCGGCCTCGTGCGCGAAAGCGATGCGGCGGCAGGGCAGGCGGGCTGGCGCGGCTGGTATGATTATCTGCCGTGGGAAGATCACCGTCAGGGCGAACCGGCCATCATGGAGCATCTCAACAATGCGCTCCTTGTCTGGGCCTATCGGGCCGAAACACCGGAACTGACCGCGCAGCGCATGCGGCGCATCGCCTTCACCTTTGGCTTTGACAATGGAGAGTGGGGCGGGCGCTGGAACGAAGACCTCGTGCTGCAACGCTATGAGCTGCTGTTCGAGGCAGGCTTGGTGGCGGAAGCCGGAATGAAGGAAGACGAGAACGGCCGTTCCATGTTTGCCGATCATCGCCGCATCCTTGCCACGGCGATTGCGCGGCTGCGAGCCAAGATCAAATATCGCCCGGTGGTGTTCGAATTGATGCCGGACAGTTTTACGCTTTTGCAACTCCAACGGACTGTCGAAGCGCTGGCGGGTCTGCGCCTGCACAAGCAGAATTTCCGCCGCCTGATCGAGCAGCAGGATCTCGTCGAGGAAACCGGCGAAAGCGACAGCGAAACCGGAGGTCGCCCGGCAAAACTGTTCCGTTTCCGCTACTCGATTGTCGAGGAACGCGCCCTTTCCGAGCGCCATCTGGCCGGAGCCAAGCTGCCAATCTCTCGCGATTGA
- a CDS encoding helix-turn-helix transcriptional regulator, which translates to MLALKMRGAQTAAAIGEHLGTTGEAVRQQLVRLAEEGLVAPHSVSQGVGRPSQFWDLTETGNKRFPDTHADLTVQLLHSVRTILGDDALDTLIAHRETETRRQYQTRLKDLSLDQRVKELADIRSAEGYMADAEKREDGSWLLIENHCPICAAADACQGFCRSELQVFRAVLGPDVSVNRTEHILAGARRCAYVISPAA; encoded by the coding sequence ATGCTCGCGCTCAAGATGCGCGGTGCGCAGACGGCTGCCGCAATTGGCGAACATCTTGGCACCACCGGCGAGGCGGTGCGCCAGCAGCTGGTGCGGCTGGCCGAGGAAGGTCTCGTCGCGCCGCATTCCGTATCGCAGGGCGTCGGTCGCCCCTCGCAGTTCTGGGATCTGACGGAAACCGGTAACAAGCGCTTTCCCGATACCCATGCCGATCTGACCGTTCAGCTTCTGCATTCCGTGCGCACCATTCTCGGCGACGATGCGCTGGATACGCTGATCGCCCATCGTGAGACCGAGACGCGCCGTCAGTATCAGACACGTTTGAAGGACTTGTCTCTCGATCAGCGGGTGAAGGAACTCGCCGACATCCGGTCCGCAGAAGGCTACATGGCCGATGCCGAAAAGCGCGAAGATGGCTCATGGCTTCTCATTGAAAATCATTGCCCCATTTGCGCTGCCGCCGATGCCTGTCAGGGTTTCTGCCGGTCGGAGCTTCAGGTATTCAGGGCCGTGCTGGGCCCCGATGTTTCGGTAAACCGCACCGAGCATATTCTGGCGGGTGCGCGGCGCTGCGCCTACGTTATTTCGCCCGCCGCTTGA
- a CDS encoding MFS transporter, which yields MQDHKPTAGWGDLFAGRNAIVSLTLVGGVALHAINVFIATTILPTVVADIGGMDYYAWNTALFVTASILGSALVPRLLSQAGPRSAYLIAAIIFAAGTLTCGLAPSMPVMLAGRAIQGLGGGLMLSLSYSMIRIVFDEALWPRAIGLVSGMWGVATLVGPAIGGVFAELGIWRAAFWSLAPVIAVFTIMAMTVLPRESGSAASNDRLAWPQLILLTAAVLAVSAGSISSELVWNAGGVVLAVVLLLLLAVVEMKARRRILPKGSFSIQKLGALYLTLAFLSASVTSAEVFVPLFFQVLHNQSPLVAGYLAAIMGGSWTLGSIGSSGVAAGRTDRVILAAPVMGVAGMVTLAVLIPAGSEGHWYNLLPICIALAVIGFGVGLTWPHLLTRIFKRADAEDQNLATASVTMVQLFTTALGAALAGMIANMAGLTNPGGFAGTAHAALWLFSGFAVLSALAFLSALALVRSARRPQPAQC from the coding sequence ATGCAGGATCACAAGCCGACCGCCGGTTGGGGAGACCTGTTTGCAGGTAGAAACGCCATTGTTTCGCTGACGCTTGTCGGCGGCGTTGCGCTTCATGCCATCAACGTGTTCATTGCCACAACCATTTTGCCAACGGTCGTCGCCGATATTGGCGGCATGGATTACTACGCCTGGAACACAGCACTGTTCGTCACCGCATCTATTCTCGGTTCGGCCCTCGTGCCGCGCCTGCTTTCGCAGGCGGGCCCGCGCAGTGCCTATCTGATTGCAGCAATTATATTTGCTGCCGGAACTCTGACTTGCGGCCTCGCTCCATCCATGCCCGTCATGCTGGCGGGGCGGGCCATACAAGGCCTTGGCGGCGGCTTGATGCTCTCCCTGTCCTATTCCATGATCCGCATTGTTTTCGACGAGGCGCTATGGCCTCGCGCCATCGGCCTCGTTTCCGGTATGTGGGGCGTGGCCACGCTCGTCGGCCCTGCCATTGGCGGCGTTTTTGCCGAGCTCGGCATCTGGCGCGCAGCCTTCTGGTCACTCGCCCCGGTTATCGCCGTATTCACCATTATGGCCATGACGGTGCTGCCGCGTGAATCCGGCTCCGCCGCCAGCAATGACCGGCTGGCCTGGCCGCAGCTCATCCTTTTGACTGCAGCCGTCCTTGCCGTTTCGGCCGGAAGCATTTCATCCGAACTGGTATGGAATGCTGGTGGTGTGGTGCTTGCCGTCGTCTTGCTGCTTCTTCTTGCAGTGGTGGAAATGAAAGCCCGCAGGCGGATTCTGCCGAAAGGCTCGTTCAGCATCCAGAAACTCGGGGCGCTTTATCTCACGCTTGCCTTCCTCAGCGCCTCGGTGACCAGCGCGGAAGTGTTCGTGCCGCTGTTCTTCCAAGTGCTGCACAATCAGTCGCCACTCGTTGCAGGATATCTGGCTGCAATCATGGGCGGTAGCTGGACGCTCGGCTCCATCGGATCGTCAGGGGTTGCCGCAGGGCGCACCGATCGTGTCATTCTCGCCGCTCCTGTCATGGGCGTGGCAGGCATGGTGACATTGGCCGTTCTCATTCCGGCTGGAAGCGAAGGACATTGGTACAATCTGCTGCCAATCTGCATCGCGCTGGCCGTGATCGGTTTCGGCGTTGGCCTGACATGGCCGCATTTGCTGACCCGCATCTTCAAGCGCGCCGACGCAGAGGACCAGAATCTGGCCACCGCTTCCGTGACCATGGTACAGCTTTTCACAACAGCGCTTGGTGCAGCACTTGCCGGAATGATTGCCAATATGGCCGGGCTCACCAATCCCGGCGGCTTTGCCGGCACTGCGCATGCCGCACTTTGGCTCTTCTCCGGTTTTGCCGTTCTGTCTGCGCTGGCTTTCCTGTCAGCACTCGCTCTTGTTCGTAGCGCAAGACGGCCCCAGCCTGCGCAATGCTGA
- the nadA gene encoding quinolinate synthase NadA, translated as MNDHVSVSQLYDRVAKVLPKADWLGFEDDVAAIIELKKKRNAVILAHNYQTPEIFHCVADIVGDSLALARKAAEVDADVIVLAGVHFMAETAKLLNPGKTVLIPDMAAGCSLADSITPEDVALLREAHPGVPIITYVNTSAAVKAASDICCTSGNAKKVVESLGVPRVLMIPDEFLAQNVARETNVEILAWHGHCEVHERFTPDDIRELRESHPGVVVLAHPECPPEVVAVADFAGSTAVMSDYVGEKKPQRVVLLTECSMSDNVAVDHPDVEFIRPCNLCPHMKRITLANIRDALENNRHEVTVDAALMEPARRAVERMLAV; from the coding sequence ATGAACGATCATGTTTCCGTTTCGCAACTCTATGACCGCGTGGCCAAGGTGCTGCCCAAGGCGGATTGGCTGGGCTTCGAAGACGATGTCGCCGCCATTATCGAGCTGAAGAAAAAGCGCAATGCCGTCATCCTTGCGCATAATTACCAGACGCCGGAAATCTTCCATTGCGTGGCCGATATTGTCGGCGACAGTCTGGCGCTGGCGCGCAAGGCTGCGGAGGTCGATGCCGATGTGATCGTGCTGGCGGGCGTGCATTTCATGGCCGAGACGGCCAAGCTGCTCAATCCAGGCAAGACGGTGCTCATCCCCGATATGGCTGCGGGCTGTTCGCTGGCCGACAGCATCACGCCGGAAGATGTGGCGTTGCTGCGCGAGGCGCATCCCGGCGTGCCGATCATCACCTATGTCAACACATCTGCTGCCGTGAAGGCGGCATCCGATATTTGCTGCACCTCCGGCAATGCCAAAAAGGTGGTGGAGTCGCTTGGCGTGCCGCGTGTGCTGATGATCCCCGACGAGTTTCTGGCGCAGAATGTGGCGCGCGAAACCAATGTCGAAATTCTCGCCTGGCATGGCCATTGCGAGGTGCATGAGCGGTTCACGCCCGACGATATCCGCGAATTGCGCGAAAGCCATCCGGGCGTCGTGGTTCTGGCGCATCCAGAATGCCCGCCGGAAGTGGTGGCGGTCGCCGATTTTGCCGGTTCCACGGCGGTTATGTCGGATTATGTCGGCGAGAAGAAGCCGCAGCGTGTCGTGCTTTTGACCGAATGCTCGATGAGCGACAATGTTGCCGTCGATCACCCGGATGTCGAGTTCATCCGCCCGTGCAATCTCTGCCCGCATATGAAGCGGATCACTCTTGCCAATATTCGCGATGCGCTGGAAAACAATCGTCATGAAGTGACAGTCGATGCAGCACTGATGGAGCCTGCCCGGCGTGCTGTCGAGCGGATGCTGGCGGTATGA
- the nspC gene encoding carboxynorspermidine decarboxylase translates to MIQTPYYLIDKTKLKRNMEKIAYVRENSGAKALLALKCFATWSVFDFMSQYMDGTTSSSLNEVRLGHEKFGGETHAYSVAYADHEIDEVIANADKIIFNSIGQLERFADKAAHIKRGLRLNPGVSSSSFDLADPARPFSRLGEWDVMKVEKVMDRVTGFMIHNNCENSDFGLFDKMLTDIEEKFGSLLHRVEWVSLGGGIHFTGDNYPVDEFCARLKAFSEKFGVQVYLEPGEASITKTTTLEVTVLDTLFNGKNLAVVDSSIEAHMLDLLIYREKAKMAPNNGEHSYMVCGKSCLAGDIFGEFTFDKELSIGDRLSFEDAAGYTMVKKNWFNGVKMPAIAVRELDGTVKLVREFDYADFEGSLS, encoded by the coding sequence ATGATCCAGACGCCTTACTACCTGATCGACAAGACCAAGCTGAAGCGGAATATGGAAAAGATCGCCTACGTGCGCGAGAATTCCGGCGCGAAGGCTTTGCTGGCGCTGAAATGCTTCGCGACATGGTCTGTGTTCGATTTCATGAGCCAGTATATGGACGGCACGACCTCGTCCTCGCTCAACGAAGTGCGTCTCGGCCACGAGAAATTCGGCGGCGAAACCCACGCCTATAGCGTTGCCTATGCCGATCATGAGATCGATGAAGTCATCGCCAATGCCGACAAGATCATCTTCAATTCCATCGGCCAGCTGGAACGCTTCGCCGACAAGGCAGCGCATATCAAGCGCGGTCTGCGCCTCAATCCGGGCGTGTCGTCATCGAGCTTCGATTTAGCCGATCCAGCGCGTCCGTTCAGCCGCCTTGGCGAATGGGATGTGATGAAAGTCGAGAAGGTCATGGACCGGGTGACTGGTTTCATGATTCACAACAACTGCGAAAATTCCGACTTCGGTCTTTTCGACAAGATGCTGACCGATATCGAAGAAAAGTTCGGCTCGCTTCTGCACCGGGTTGAATGGGTCAGCCTTGGCGGCGGCATTCACTTCACCGGCGACAATTATCCGGTCGATGAATTCTGCGCGCGCCTGAAGGCTTTCTCGGAAAAGTTCGGCGTGCAGGTCTATCTGGAGCCGGGCGAAGCCTCGATCACCAAAACCACGACGCTTGAAGTGACGGTTCTCGACACGCTGTTCAATGGCAAGAACCTCGCTGTCGTCGATAGCTCGATCGAAGCCCATATGCTTGATCTGCTCATCTATCGCGAAAAAGCGAAGATGGCGCCAAACAATGGCGAGCATAGCTATATGGTCTGCGGCAAGTCGTGTCTTGCTGGCGATATTTTCGGCGAGTTCACCTTCGACAAGGAGCTCTCCATCGGCGACCGCCTCTCATTTGAAGATGCGGCCGGTTATACGATGGTCAAAAAGAACTGGTTTAATGGCGTTAAAATGCCAGCCATTGCCGTGCGCGAACTTGATGGCACGGTCAAGCTTGTCCGCGAATTTGATTATGCGGATTTTGAGGGTTCGCTCTCCTGA
- the nadC gene encoding carboxylating nicotinate-nucleotide diphosphorylase — protein MNLPRLSPLVVEPLVRAALLEDLGLAGDITSNAVVPEDHRSAMLFSLRQPGVIAGLDVAEMAFRLVDPDVTFERLARDGQSLEKGADVARVSGSSRSILAGERTALNFLGHLSGIATATANLVKAVQGTRASIVCTRKTTPGLRALQKYAVRAGGGMNHRFALYDAVLIKDNHIAVAGGVREAIERAKAGAGHMVKIEVEVDTLQQLDEAMVLGVDAVLLDNMSPAQLREAVSVIGGRAISEASGGITPETVAAVAASGVDLISVGWTTHSAPNLDIGLDFEELT, from the coding sequence ATGAACCTGCCGCGCTTGTCTCCGCTTGTCGTAGAACCGCTGGTGCGCGCCGCACTTCTGGAAGATCTGGGGCTTGCTGGCGATATTACCAGCAATGCGGTGGTGCCGGAGGATCACCGCTCGGCCATGCTATTCAGCCTGCGCCAGCCGGGTGTCATTGCCGGGCTGGATGTGGCCGAAATGGCATTTCGTCTGGTCGATCCGGATGTCACATTCGAACGTCTGGCGCGGGACGGTCAGTCTCTTGAGAAGGGGGCGGATGTTGCCCGCGTTTCCGGCTCGTCCCGCTCCATTCTGGCGGGGGAGCGCACCGCGCTCAATTTTCTCGGCCACCTGTCCGGTATCGCCACGGCGACGGCTAATCTGGTGAAGGCGGTTCAGGGCACCAGGGCCTCCATCGTCTGCACGCGCAAGACAACGCCGGGACTGCGTGCCTTGCAAAAATATGCGGTCAGGGCAGGCGGTGGCATGAACCACCGTTTCGCGCTTTATGATGCGGTGTTGATCAAGGACAATCACATCGCGGTCGCTGGCGGCGTGCGCGAGGCCATCGAGCGCGCCAAGGCCGGTGCCGGTCATATGGTCAAGATCGAGGTTGAAGTCGATACGCTGCAACAGCTCGATGAAGCCATGGTTCTCGGCGTCGATGCGGTGCTGCTCGATAACATGTCACCTGCGCAATTGCGTGAGGCGGTGTCGGTGATCGGCGGGCGCGCCATTTCGGAAGCTTCCGGCGGCATCACACCGGAAACGGTGGCGGCAGTGGCTGCCAGCGGTGTTGATCTGATTTCGGTCGGCTGGACCACGCACAGCGCGCCAAACCTCGATATCGGGCTCGACTTTGAAGAGTTGACATGA
- a CDS encoding ferredoxin--NADP reductase, giving the protein MSSNFNQETVTDIHHWTDTLFSFRTTRDPGFRFQSGQFIMMGLEVNGKPLTRAYSIASSLYEDGLEFFSIKVPNGPLTSKLQHLKVGDQIILSKKPVGTLLYDNLKPGKNLWLLSTGTGLAPFLSIIRDLEAYERFEKIILVHGVRQVAELAYTDFISTELPQDEFLGEMVKKQLIYYPTVTREPYRNRGRLTDLIRSGQLFTDVGLPEFNHEDDRMMLCGSPEMLAETKQILEERGFKEGSQSEAGHYVIEKAFVEK; this is encoded by the coding sequence ATGAGCAGCAACTTCAATCAGGAAACCGTCACCGACATCCATCACTGGACCGACACGCTGTTTTCCTTCCGCACGACGCGCGACCCTGGCTTTCGCTTCCAGAGCGGACAATTCATCATGATGGGCCTGGAAGTGAACGGTAAGCCGCTCACACGCGCCTATTCGATTGCGTCGAGCCTTTACGAAGACGGACTGGAATTCTTCTCGATCAAGGTACCGAACGGTCCGCTGACCTCCAAGCTGCAGCATTTGAAAGTTGGCGACCAGATCATCCTGTCCAAGAAGCCGGTCGGCACGCTGCTCTATGACAATCTGAAACCCGGCAAAAATCTTTGGCTGCTCTCGACCGGCACCGGCCTCGCGCCATTCCTGTCGATCATCCGTGATCTGGAAGCTTATGAACGTTTCGAGAAGATCATTCTCGTTCATGGTGTGCGTCAGGTGGCAGAACTTGCCTATACGGATTTCATCTCCACCGAGCTGCCACAGGATGAGTTCCTTGGCGAGATGGTGAAGAAGCAGCTCATTTATTATCCGACAGTCACGCGTGAACCCTATCGGAATCGCGGCCGCCTGACCGATCTTATTCGTTCGGGTCAGCTCTTTACCGATGTCGGCCTACCTGAATTCAATCATGAAGACGACCGCATGATGCTCTGCGGCAGCCCGGAAATGCTGGCGGAAACCAAGCAGATTCTGGAAGAACGTGGTTTTAAGGAAGGCAGCCAGAGCGAAGCCGGACATTACGTCATCGAGAAGGCTTTCGTCGAAAAGTAA
- a CDS encoding L-aspartate oxidase produces the protein MNTAWTAPVPVLVIGSGLAGLMTALTLSPQPVLLVTAGTLGLSGSSMLAQGGIAASVGADDSAALHLADTIAAGDGLCDAGVAAEIIAAGADVVAALEAHGVHFDRKADGSFSLGLEAAHSRHRIVHVDGDATGAGIMRALTAKVLATPSITVMENTRALRLIWQDGRVVGACLENVGPVAARAVVLATGGIGGLYNATTTPLGNLGQAAILGAALAGRAGAELADMEFVQFHPTALAVSAPRLPLISEAVRGEGAKLVNDRGERFMADVPGRELAPRDVVARAIGSEIAQGRKVYLDACTALGARFATRFPGIDALCKQHGIDPSRDLIPVRPATHYHMGGIKTDADGRSGLPGLWAVGEAACTGLHGANRLASNSLLEAAAMGLRAARALGDAEAVAVRHPLPVSLPQGADAEPVRRIVSRHLGLLRDEEGLRSAITALLPLAETDDAAAVALVVAVAAFERCESCGSHARTDYPAKNAAPARSFFTFPAAFALAREIAAPHPVTRTA, from the coding sequence ATGAACACGGCCTGGACTGCCCCGGTCCCAGTCCTCGTCATCGGCAGCGGCCTTGCCGGGCTGATGACGGCGCTCACGCTGTCGCCGCAGCCGGTTCTGCTGGTGACGGCAGGAACCCTCGGCCTGTCCGGTTCCAGCATGCTGGCGCAAGGCGGCATTGCCGCAAGTGTCGGCGCGGATGACAGCGCGGCGTTGCATCTGGCCGATACGATTGCGGCGGGCGACGGCCTGTGTGACGCAGGCGTGGCGGCGGAAATCATCGCGGCGGGCGCAGACGTCGTTGCGGCGCTGGAAGCGCATGGCGTGCACTTCGACCGCAAGGCGGACGGTTCATTTTCACTCGGTCTGGAAGCTGCCCATAGTCGCCATCGCATCGTGCATGTGGATGGCGATGCGACCGGCGCGGGCATCATGCGCGCTCTAACCGCGAAGGTTCTGGCGACGCCTTCGATCACCGTCATGGAAAACACCCGCGCTCTGCGGCTCATCTGGCAGGATGGTCGTGTGGTCGGCGCTTGTCTTGAAAATGTCGGCCCGGTCGCCGCGCGCGCCGTGGTGCTGGCGACGGGCGGGATCGGCGGACTTTATAACGCAACGACCACGCCGCTCGGCAATCTCGGCCAAGCTGCGATATTGGGGGCTGCTTTGGCAGGCCGCGCGGGCGCTGAGCTTGCCGATATGGAGTTCGTGCAATTCCACCCGACAGCGCTTGCCGTTTCTGCGCCGCGTCTGCCGTTGATCAGCGAGGCGGTTCGCGGGGAGGGCGCCAAGCTTGTCAATGATCGCGGCGAACGCTTCATGGCGGATGTTCCGGGCCGCGAGCTTGCGCCCCGTGATGTGGTGGCGCGCGCCATCGGCAGCGAGATCGCGCAAGGGCGCAAGGTCTATCTTGATGCATGCACGGCTCTGGGGGCGCGTTTTGCAACCCGGTTTCCCGGTATCGATGCGCTTTGCAAACAACACGGCATCGATCCGTCCCGCGATCTGATCCCGGTCAGACCGGCCACGCATTACCATATGGGCGGGATCAAGACTGACGCCGATGGGCGCAGCGGTCTGCCGGGTCTCTGGGCCGTGGGCGAAGCGGCTTGCACCGGCCTGCATGGCGCCAACCGGCTTGCCAGCAATTCGCTGCTTGAAGCCGCCGCGATGGGGCTGCGCGCCGCCCGCGCGCTTGGTGATGCAGAAGCGGTTGCCGTGCGGCATCCCCTGCCGGTCAGCCTGCCGCAAGGTGCGGACGCTGAACCCGTACGGCGGATCGTTTCCCGCCATCTTGGCCTGCTGCGTGATGAAGAAGGTTTGCGCTCTGCAATCACCGCCCTTCTCCCCCTCGCAGAGACCGACGATGCCGCAGCCGTGGCGCTGGTCGTTGCGGTTGCGGCATTTGAACGGTGCGAGTCCTGCGGCAGCCATGCCCGCACCGACTATCCCGCCAAAAACGCGGCACCCGCCCGCAGCTTTTTCACCTTTCCGGCAGCTTTCGCACTGGCACGCGAAATAGCCGCGCCTCACCCTGTTACAAGGACTGCATGA
- the panB gene encoding 3-methyl-2-oxobutanoate hydroxymethyltransferase, with amino-acid sequence MSAPVKQKRLTPKAISALKGERPIVSLTAYTTPIARLLDPHCDLLLVGDSLGMVLYGMDSTLAVTLDMMIAHGQAVMRGVETACVIVDMPFGSYQESKEQAFRNAARVMQETGCDGVKLEGGEEMAETVDFLVRRGIPVFGHVGLMPQQVNTVGGFRSLGRDDNEADRIRCDAQAIADAGVFALVIEGTVEPLAREITASLSVPTVGIGASAACDGQILVSDDMLGLFQDFTPRFVKRFAQLAPQVSDAAKAYAEEVRARTFPGPEHVFGAKPKA; translated from the coding sequence ATGAGCGCACCCGTCAAACAGAAACGACTAACGCCCAAGGCCATTTCGGCTCTTAAGGGTGAACGCCCGATTGTCAGCCTCACCGCCTATACGACACCGATTGCGCGTCTGCTCGATCCGCATTGCGACTTGCTGCTGGTGGGGGACTCGCTCGGCATGGTGCTTTACGGCATGGATTCTACCCTTGCCGTAACGCTCGACATGATGATCGCCCATGGGCAGGCGGTGATGCGCGGGGTGGAGACGGCTTGTGTCATCGTCGATATGCCATTCGGCTCCTATCAGGAATCGAAGGAACAGGCGTTTCGCAACGCCGCCCGCGTGATGCAGGAAACCGGCTGTGACGGCGTCAAGCTTGAGGGCGGCGAGGAAATGGCCGAAACGGTCGATTTTCTGGTGCGTCGCGGCATTCCGGTGTTCGGTCATGTCGGGCTGATGCCGCAACAGGTCAATACGGTCGGCGGTTTCCGTTCGCTGGGACGCGATGACAATGAGGCCGACCGCATTCGTTGCGATGCGCAGGCCATCGCCGACGCCGGTGTGTTTGCGCTGGTCATTGAGGGCACGGTGGAGCCGCTGGCGCGCGAGATCACGGCATCGCTCTCCGTTCCGACGGTTGGCATCGGGGCATCGGCTGCCTGCGACGGGCAGATACTGGTTTCGGACGATATGCTGGGGCTGTTCCAGGATTTCACGCCGCGCTTCGTCAAGCGTTTTGCGCAACTGGCGCCGCAGGTGTCCGATGCGGCGAAAGCCTATGCCGAGGAGGTGCGGGCGCGCACATTCCCGGGACCGGAGCATGTTTTCGGCGCCAAACCGAAAGCCTGA
- a CDS encoding superoxide dismutase, with protein sequence MSFTLPPLPYATNALEGVGMGTETLELHHGKHHQAYVTALNGFVEKNDALKGKSLEEIVLFAKDKADLAPVFNNAGQHWNHDLFWQNLSANGGRLPGALEKKIVEDFGGVDQFKEAFKTAAVGQFGSGWAWLVLANDGKLKVTKTPNGSNPLATGEGKALLGLDVWEHSYYLDFRNRRPDYVTNFLDKLANYEFAEATLKAA encoded by the coding sequence ATGAGCTTCACCTTGCCTCCGCTTCCCTATGCGACCAACGCTCTTGAAGGCGTCGGCATGGGCACCGAAACGCTTGAGCTGCACCACGGCAAGCACCATCAGGCTTATGTAACGGCGCTCAACGGCTTCGTTGAAAAGAACGATGCGCTCAAGGGCAAGTCGCTTGAGGAAATCGTGCTGTTTGCGAAAGACAAGGCCGATCTCGCTCCGGTCTTCAACAATGCCGGCCAGCATTGGAACCACGACCTGTTCTGGCAGAACCTGTCAGCAAACGGTGGACGCCTTCCGGGCGCGTTGGAAAAGAAGATCGTCGAGGATTTCGGCGGCGTCGACCAGTTCAAGGAAGCCTTCAAGACGGCGGCGGTTGGCCAGTTCGGCTCGGGCTGGGCGTGGTTGGTTCTGGCCAATGACGGCAAGCTGAAGGTTACGAAGACGCCAAATGGCTCCAATCCGCTGGCAACCGGCGAAGGCAAGGCGCTATTAGGGCTTGATGTCTGGGAGCATAGCTATTATCTCGATTTCCGTAATCGTCGGCCTGACTATGTAACGAACTTCCTCGACAAGCTGGCCAATTACGAATTCGCGGAAGCCACCCTGAAGGCAGCATGA